One Spirochaetota bacterium DNA segment encodes these proteins:
- a CDS encoding ROK family protein gives MAHGEKINKRKENKRKHIVDIFRQHSTLSKAEAKRYSGYSMDTVMTSFKILKNTGIIVPTEGKQKDKGRKALFYTLNHEKQVYLGITFNQKAVYTSIVSFSNKVLATSKIGIPGNITKEEFTSIIVQQIDEVLSKNPVFATNLVAVGCTVPGDIDTKNGILRSYTLMPQLKDFNLMSLLSSKFPNTRIFFDHNISSMISYILSTSDINQRYDRIMVVSARAASALGLIYKGAIVNSRGEIGHIKVSNENHKCICGRNGCLDCYFSYEAFVNLLKGENIIDENECYDNIIIKLNHHYTNRTKGIFEKLDIALKYFSEALLDVINVFSPDYILLTGDLFEIYNDPVAQIDIHIKDIFHDTGYITMYKRALIEFQSIKTEAIAHGVCLSLIKQDWGYQV, from the coding sequence ATGGCACATGGTGAAAAAATAAACAAAAGAAAAGAAAATAAACGAAAGCATATAGTCGACATTTTTAGGCAACATTCTACGTTATCAAAAGCTGAAGCAAAGCGGTATTCAGGGTATTCCATGGATACTGTCATGACTTCGTTTAAAATATTAAAAAATACAGGTATAATAGTGCCTACAGAAGGCAAGCAAAAGGATAAAGGCCGTAAAGCTTTGTTTTACACACTCAATCATGAAAAGCAGGTATATTTAGGAATAACCTTTAATCAGAAGGCAGTGTATACATCCATAGTAAGTTTCAGCAATAAGGTACTAGCTACTTCTAAAATAGGAATTCCAGGCAACATCACAAAAGAAGAATTCACTAGTATCATAGTGCAACAAATTGATGAAGTGCTATCAAAAAACCCTGTTTTTGCTACAAATCTAGTTGCCGTTGGTTGTACTGTCCCTGGCGACATTGATACAAAAAACGGTATCTTACGTTCATATACACTCATGCCTCAGCTAAAAGATTTTAATTTAATGTCATTGTTATCAAGTAAATTCCCCAATACTCGTATTTTTTTTGATCATAATATCAGTAGTATGATATCGTATATACTTTCAACATCAGATATTAATCAACGATATGACAGGATAATGGTAGTTTCGGCACGTGCTGCAAGTGCACTGGGTTTAATTTATAAAGGGGCGATAGTTAATAGTAGAGGGGAGATTGGCCATATAAAAGTCAGCAATGAAAACCACAAATGCATCTGTGGAAGAAATGGCTGCCTTGATTGTTATTTTTCATATGAAGCATTTGTAAATCTGTTGAAGGGGGAAAACATCATAGACGAAAATGAATGCTATGATAACATAATTATCAAACTTAATCATCATTATACTAATAGAACTAAAGGCATATTTGAAAAACTTGATATAGCCTTAAAATATTTTTCTGAAGCATTACTTGATGTGATAAATGTTTTTTCACCGGATTACATACTCCTTACCGGGGATTTGTTTGAAATATACAATGATCCAGTTGCTCAGATAGATATTCACATAAAAGACATATTTCATGATACCGGATACATAACAATGTATAAGCGGGCGTTAATAGAATTCCAAAGCATAAAGACCGAAGCAATTGCCCACGGTGTATGTTTAAGCTTGATAAAACAGGACTGGGGATATCAGGTGTAA
- a CDS encoding fucose isomerase: MKEITLGVVCVARKTFDYNAAGEIFARIQSQLKNVKAVQWHCYGDLVFELEDAHKAISFLKKKDLDALVCISGTFHLGHLVLELVKHFPVPVMLWGLPELPYDGGKIRLNSICGVNLDASNLYKAGIRNYYAHFGNAIDTDWVGAIRILSMLKNAKIGLAGYHAHGFFNIDTWQPALYHQFGAMVDHFELAQLYNHPVNKQYADEYREIIESNFDTGEINSIQKQKVIELSSRLKSFIEDNNLTALAIRCWPEFAAQFGIAPCAAMSLVQAHDLIIACEGDVDGAISMLAHKAIGAQTPFLFDFSQVNLDENFALLWHCGVAPFVLKDTANQASLDTYFAAGKGVTTGFVLKPGDVSICRFDFDGSNYRLLLLKAHGVTMDKLLKGTFLKVTFDMPVRKVLDTIIYNGIAHHASMVYGDYIKPLEIAARIKGWEIVTC; the protein is encoded by the coding sequence ATGAAAGAAATTACTCTTGGTGTAGTGTGTGTTGCACGTAAAACATTTGATTACAATGCAGCAGGTGAAATATTTGCCCGCATACAATCCCAATTGAAAAATGTAAAGGCAGTTCAATGGCACTGTTATGGTGATCTTGTATTTGAATTGGAAGATGCTCACAAAGCTATCTCGTTTTTGAAAAAAAAGGATTTGGATGCACTAGTGTGTATTAGTGGTACTTTCCATTTAGGTCATCTTGTGTTGGAACTAGTTAAACATTTTCCCGTCCCTGTTATGTTGTGGGGATTACCTGAATTGCCCTATGATGGGGGCAAAATACGGCTTAACTCAATTTGTGGTGTTAATCTTGATGCAAGCAATCTATACAAGGCGGGAATACGAAATTATTATGCACATTTTGGGAATGCAATTGATACTGACTGGGTAGGTGCAATACGTATTTTATCCATGCTTAAAAATGCAAAAATAGGGCTGGCTGGGTATCATGCACATGGCTTTTTTAACATTGATACATGGCAACCCGCACTATATCATCAATTTGGTGCAATGGTAGATCATTTTGAGTTAGCACAATTATATAATCACCCGGTCAATAAACAGTATGCTGATGAGTATAGGGAAATAATTGAATCAAATTTTGATACTGGTGAGATCAATTCAATACAAAAACAAAAGGTCATTGAATTAAGTTCACGACTCAAAAGCTTTATTGAAGACAACAATCTCACTGCACTTGCTATTCGTTGCTGGCCTGAATTTGCAGCGCAATTTGGCATTGCACCGTGTGCAGCAATGTCACTTGTGCAGGCTCATGATCTTATTATTGCCTGCGAAGGGGATGTAGATGGTGCAATATCTATGTTAGCTCACAAAGCGATAGGTGCTCAAACCCCATTTTTATTTGATTTTTCACAAGTGAACCTTGATGAAAATTTTGCATTGCTATGGCATTGCGGAGTTGCACCGTTTGTGCTTAAAGATACCGCAAACCAGGCTTCGCTGGATACGTATTTTGCTGCAGGAAAAGGTGTCACTACAGGCTTTGTCTTGAAGCCTGGTGATGTCTCAATATGCAGATTTGATTTTGATGGCAGTAACTATCGCTTGCTCTTATTAAAAGCGCATGGCGTCACTATGGATAAATTGTTAAAGGGAACATTCTTAAAGGTTACCTTTGATATGCCTGTTAGAAAAGTTCTTGATACCATAATTTATAATGGCATAGCACATCACGCATCAATGGTGTATGGGGATTATATAAAACCATTAGAGATAGCAGCCAGAATAAAGGGGTGGGAGATAGTGACATGTTAA
- a CDS encoding MBL fold metallo-hydrolase: MKLSYKISNINNTIYRISLPLPGYPPYINVYLFKGEVNTLFDTGIYWTWRLLRNALKELGLQFSDIHQIIPSHGHVDHYGAAYAIVNKNKYAAVIAHNADSKRIEEGIYAKPLDMLRFITAMGVPTPLIVPLAFLDVIFKSMGHTVTVTKKIVGDEFSILVGNYNAKLLLTPGHSKGAMCLYIEKEGFLFSGDHIVPGVKPIILAGFEPNTSFPVWQSHTIFHNSLKKIEKLNPKYIFPAHGEPFQEKLSRLISKYLKVYQFRRKRMFNLLLNNDYTVYSLARNVFKNLKGVNLVLDLYLSLSETYTHLEAMCNEGEVIRYKFDKVYYYTASLL; the protein is encoded by the coding sequence TTGAAGCTATCATATAAAATATCAAATATCAATAATACAATATATAGAATTTCATTACCATTACCAGGATATCCTCCATATATAAATGTATATCTCTTTAAAGGTGAAGTTAATACTTTATTTGATACGGGGATTTACTGGACATGGCGTTTATTACGCAACGCTTTAAAAGAGCTGGGTTTGCAATTTTCCGATATTCATCAGATTATTCCATCACATGGGCATGTGGACCACTATGGTGCAGCGTATGCGATAGTTAATAAAAATAAATATGCAGCAGTAATAGCACATAATGCTGATTCAAAGCGTATAGAAGAAGGCATATATGCAAAGCCTTTAGATATGCTTCGCTTTATAACTGCAATGGGTGTTCCAACACCGTTAATTGTACCACTTGCATTTCTTGATGTTATATTCAAATCAATGGGACACACTGTTACAGTTACTAAAAAAATTGTTGGTGATGAGTTTTCTATATTAGTTGGGAATTATAATGCCAAATTACTATTAACACCGGGGCATTCTAAAGGAGCAATGTGTTTATACATTGAAAAAGAAGGATTTTTATTTTCTGGTGATCACATTGTACCTGGTGTAAAACCTATCATATTGGCTGGTTTTGAACCAAATACTTCATTTCCCGTTTGGCAAAGCCATACCATATTTCATAATTCTTTGAAGAAAATTGAAAAATTAAATCCAAAATATATATTTCCTGCTCATGGCGAACCATTCCAGGAGAAATTGAGTCGTTTAATATCAAAATACCTGAAGGTATATCAATTCAGAAGAAAAAGAATGTTTAATCTATTACTCAATAATGACTATACAGTATATAGTCTTGCTCGTAATGTTTTTAAAAACCTTAAAGGGGTAAATCTGGTACTTGATTTATATCTTTCATTATCTGAAACTTATACTCATCTTGAAGCGATGTGCAATGAAGGTGAGGTTATACGATATAAATTTGATAAGGTATATTATTATACAGCTTCATTATTATAA
- a CDS encoding SLC13 family permease — MEQGRRKIIYLIVAIAAACVIVLLPLETLIVAGNDIQLTTTGKKALAILVFAVISWVTEIMPFAITGLLSLSLLVIAGCANLADLIKEGFGNQVIVFFIGVMIIGAIVNETSFIAKATHYIYKKYYNNPKILILIVLFTGMLLAGFVTEMAAAAMLLPFSVSILKKAQVEPLKNDFGKALMIACGWGPVIGGIATPAGSGANPMTISFLKDLANIKLTFVDWMLVGFPAALLMLPFAWIILIKSFDVSSVTIAPNEEKIPMPVTKKDIIIGILFIITVSLWIFEPLIHSLFPALQFINMSFVALTISCLMFLPGISPISWQKIEKSINWGAIILIVSGLAIGSTIYTTGVAKWLACLFFSHLNVLHPVVMVFVIVLGVSIIKVLFSSNTVTSIIMVPLLIALSTTIGISTSLVAIPAGLTSSLSFILVTSTPTIVIPYSAGYFSISDMVKPGIYMTIISSVCVTISFLVFGTLFNIITW; from the coding sequence ATGGAGCAGGGTAGAAGAAAAATAATCTATTTGATAGTTGCTATTGCAGCAGCCTGTGTAATTGTTTTGTTACCATTAGAAACACTAATTGTAGCAGGCAACGATATACAATTAACAACAACCGGAAAAAAAGCACTGGCTATTTTAGTATTTGCCGTCATATCCTGGGTAACCGAAATTATGCCATTTGCAATTACTGGCTTGTTATCTCTTTCGCTTTTGGTGATAGCTGGATGTGCTAATCTGGCTGACCTTATCAAGGAGGGATTTGGTAATCAGGTAATAGTATTTTTTATTGGTGTAATGATAATAGGTGCCATAGTTAATGAAACATCCTTCATTGCAAAGGCAACACATTATATTTACAAAAAATATTATAATAATCCAAAAATATTAATACTCATAGTATTATTTACAGGAATGTTACTTGCCGGTTTTGTTACCGAAATGGCTGCTGCTGCAATGCTGCTTCCTTTTTCAGTATCCATTTTAAAGAAAGCACAGGTTGAACCTTTGAAAAATGATTTTGGAAAAGCTCTGATGATTGCATGCGGATGGGGACCAGTAATAGGTGGTATCGCAACACCAGCAGGTTCTGGAGCTAATCCAATGACTATCAGTTTTTTAAAAGATCTTGCAAATATTAAATTAACCTTTGTTGATTGGATGCTTGTTGGATTTCCTGCAGCTTTGTTAATGTTACCATTTGCATGGATTATTTTAATCAAAAGCTTTGATGTATCTTCAGTTACTATCGCTCCAAATGAAGAAAAGATACCAATGCCAGTTACAAAAAAAGATATAATTATTGGGATTCTTTTTATTATTACCGTATCACTGTGGATTTTTGAACCATTAATTCATAGCCTTTTTCCCGCTTTACAATTCATAAACATGTCATTTGTAGCGTTAACAATTTCATGCCTTATGTTTTTACCAGGTATCTCACCCATAAGCTGGCAAAAGATTGAAAAATCCATAAACTGGGGTGCAATAATTCTAATTGTTTCGGGATTAGCTATTGGATCAACTATATATACAACGGGTGTTGCTAAATGGCTTGCATGTTTATTTTTCAGCCATCTGAATGTATTGCATCCTGTTGTAATGGTCTTTGTGATAGTTCTTGGAGTTTCAATTATTAAAGTATTGTTTTCAAGCAATACGGTTACTAGTATTATTATGGTTCCACTATTGATTGCTCTGTCAACTACTATTGGTATAAGCACTTCGCTTGTTGCAATACCTGCAGGATTAACTTCATCATTATCATTTATTCTTGTAACATCAACTCCAACAATTGTCATTCCTTACTCTGCAGGATACTTTTCAATATCTGATATGGTAAAACCTGGGATATACATGACTATAATTTCGTCGGTATGTGTTACAATAAGTTTTCTGGTGTTTGGTACTTTGTTTAATATAATAACATGGTAA
- a CDS encoding alpha-glucosidase: MLKVDYNETSFSVYYKNRCILKHSLQKPCIALGNGTAVYTMKEGNFTIKDSILFKQYLTQFTVKEYTGSIIVEFEDVLTLKITADTYCTIAIEAKNQFNRFWLHCVADSNEHIYGCGEQFSKLNLKKRKLPLWVREQGVGRGHDLITLLANILYDAGGCWYTTYYPQPTFVSSNNYFVHCNASSYAEFTFKKKEHILHFLQIPDSIVVGVYNTPVECIKAVGDLLGRQPRLPQWVHDGMWLGVQGGIDVVKKKLQKAQDAGVKVSAVWVQDWVGRRITWFGKRLFWNWKYNNELYPNLPSFIQELSHKNIKFLGYINCFLNSEGDLYKEAVEKGYLVKNKDESVYQFDTTGIIAGILDLTNPHTCTWIKNVIKDNMIGIGIAGWMADFGEYLETDVKLYSGESAEMYHNRYPAEWARVNYEALQEAGKVGEVVFFTRAGYTGSSHYSTLVWAGDQLVNWSMDDGLASVIPAGISLGFCGVGYFHSDIGGYTSLAWIKRKKELFMRWAELGAFTAVMRTHEGNRPDSNWQFDSDNQTLQHLSKMTKVHAALKPYIEHCKDEYHTKGLPLMRHPFIHYPEDKRLHSFQYQYLFGRDIFVAPVYKPRIKKWKLYLPKDRWIHIWTAKEYAGGWVTVASPLGYPPVFYRKESKYADLFEIIKDIN; encoded by the coding sequence ATGTTAAAAGTAGACTATAATGAAACATCCTTTTCAGTTTATTACAAAAATCGCTGTATATTGAAGCATTCATTACAAAAGCCGTGTATAGCATTAGGTAATGGTACTGCTGTATATACAATGAAAGAAGGCAATTTTACAATAAAAGATTCCATTTTGTTTAAACAGTACCTTACACAATTTACAGTAAAGGAATATACTGGTTCAATCATAGTAGAATTTGAAGATGTTTTAACTTTAAAAATTACTGCAGATACCTACTGTACTATTGCAATTGAAGCTAAAAATCAGTTTAACAGATTTTGGTTACATTGTGTAGCCGACAGCAATGAGCATATATATGGCTGTGGAGAACAGTTTTCAAAACTGAATTTAAAGAAAAGAAAGTTACCTTTGTGGGTAAGAGAGCAGGGAGTAGGGCGGGGGCACGATTTAATTACGCTGTTAGCTAATATTTTATACGATGCTGGTGGTTGCTGGTATACTACATACTATCCACAACCAACATTTGTATCGAGCAACAATTACTTTGTCCACTGCAATGCGTCTTCATATGCTGAGTTTACATTTAAGAAAAAAGAACACATCCTTCATTTCTTGCAGATACCGGATTCGATAGTTGTCGGTGTATACAATACTCCGGTTGAATGCATAAAAGCAGTAGGTGATTTGTTGGGGCGACAGCCACGGCTGCCTCAGTGGGTACACGATGGGATGTGGTTAGGTGTGCAAGGTGGTATAGATGTTGTAAAGAAAAAACTCCAAAAGGCCCAAGATGCAGGTGTTAAAGTATCTGCGGTGTGGGTGCAGGATTGGGTTGGCAGAAGAATCACATGGTTTGGGAAACGCCTTTTCTGGAACTGGAAATATAATAACGAGTTATATCCCAATCTGCCATCATTTATTCAGGAGCTATCGCATAAAAATATTAAATTTTTAGGGTACATTAATTGCTTTTTAAATTCTGAAGGCGATTTATATAAAGAAGCAGTAGAAAAGGGATATTTAGTAAAAAACAAAGACGAATCAGTATATCAGTTTGATACCACTGGTATTATTGCAGGAATTTTAGATTTAACCAATCCCCATACGTGTACCTGGATAAAAAATGTAATTAAAGATAATATGATCGGCATTGGCATTGCTGGCTGGATGGCTGATTTTGGTGAGTATTTAGAAACTGATGTAAAGCTATATTCAGGTGAATCAGCTGAAATGTATCATAACAGATATCCGGCTGAATGGGCTCGAGTCAATTATGAAGCGCTTCAGGAAGCAGGTAAAGTTGGAGAAGTAGTATTTTTTACCCGTGCAGGATACACTGGCTCATCACACTACAGCACATTAGTGTGGGCAGGCGATCAGCTTGTCAACTGGAGTATGGATGATGGATTGGCTTCCGTTATTCCTGCTGGTATTTCACTTGGATTTTGTGGGGTTGGATATTTTCACTCAGATATAGGTGGATATACGTCATTAGCCTGGATTAAGCGCAAAAAAGAGCTTTTTATGCGATGGGCAGAATTAGGTGCATTTACTGCAGTTATGCGCACGCATGAAGGAAATAGGCCAGATTCAAATTGGCAATTTGACAGCGATAACCAAACTCTTCAGCATCTGTCAAAAATGACTAAAGTTCACGCTGCACTCAAACCATATATTGAACACTGTAAGGACGAATATCACACCAAAGGGTTACCCTTGATGCGACACCCTTTTATACATTATCCTGAAGATAAAAGGCTCCATTCCTTTCAGTATCAGTATTTATTTGGCCGTGATATATTTGTGGCACCTGTGTATAAACCACGGATAAAAAAGTGGAAGCTATATTTACCAAAAGACAGATGGATTCATATATGGACAGCCAAAGAATATGCTGGAGGGTGGGTTACAGTTGCTTCTCCTTTAGGTTATCCTCCGGTTTTTTATAGAAAAGAGTCAAAATATGCAGATCTTTTTGAGATTATCAAAGATATAAATTAG
- a CDS encoding SpoIIE family protein phosphatase, with translation MQSKQNKAMMIIFVLIGVTIIPAIAIAKSFSIKSWHYAIGEKNQDYESAIQLSYKPLQTTSNLHDLLPSKEGYIWVRRDFEIYNNFSHKSLMGLLIERLMIADETYCNGQLIGSSGKFPPNFFSEWNKVRLYTIPTGLLQKEKNTILIKIYVNNEGSIAGKTLIGSFNQLEREYNYLDFLNSRINAIISFLFFLVGCYYFLMFILRKKDKENLYFGLTCIVFSFYLFNFFITRIPGFTYELIPYLLFQKVIFILVFVIAYLLTQFLAKYLDIPQNKYLHYLLIAATIIPSLLLFWPSSYASFLTIRYKILILFLPIFVIYGIAITLISLFKHKKEAYILLLGSIPFYFCVFWDLIVHNLLKLDDAIYLMGFGFPSFLISIAVVLAVQTVQYHNEVEELNVSLEKKVEERTQQLFEANQELKLALAQIREQQEIARKDMLMAVNVQRSIIPQKPPVVENYDIGLFSMPMSGVSGDFYDFYVNNSVLLGLGLFDVSGHGISSGLLTIVSKSIIYRNFMNYCDVHLGKVMENINNELIKEFDKVDNYVTGILLRFDNDKVEYVNAAHADLLLRRNNSNSITVCVHKEKDIKGMFLGIEGMKSVFLPLQFTIKQNDVLLLYTDCLIEQKNSNAEEFGIERVKEAFLNARGNSAQQICDEIIDAFNQFKGDMDLTDDLTVIVLRKM, from the coding sequence ATGCAATCAAAACAAAATAAAGCAATGATGATAATATTTGTTTTAATAGGGGTTACAATAATTCCTGCAATTGCAATCGCTAAAAGTTTCTCAATCAAAAGCTGGCATTATGCAATAGGTGAAAAAAATCAGGATTATGAATCAGCCATTCAATTATCATATAAACCTCTACAAACAACCAGCAATCTACATGACCTCTTACCATCCAAAGAGGGGTATATCTGGGTGCGACGTGATTTTGAAATATATAACAATTTTTCACATAAAAGTTTAATGGGTCTACTTATCGAGCGATTAATGATAGCTGATGAAACTTATTGCAATGGCCAATTAATTGGCTCATCCGGTAAGTTTCCTCCAAATTTTTTTAGCGAATGGAATAAAGTACGATTATATACCATCCCCACCGGATTGTTACAAAAAGAAAAAAATACCATTCTTATAAAAATATATGTTAATAATGAAGGTTCAATAGCAGGGAAAACCCTTATAGGCTCATTTAATCAGTTGGAGCGTGAGTATAATTATCTGGATTTTTTAAACTCAAGGATAAATGCTATTATATCATTCTTGTTCTTTTTGGTTGGATGTTATTATTTCCTTATGTTTATTTTAAGAAAAAAAGATAAAGAAAATCTTTACTTTGGATTAACGTGCATTGTGTTTTCTTTCTATTTGTTTAATTTCTTTATTACGCGAATCCCTGGTTTTACATATGAATTAATCCCATATCTGTTATTTCAAAAAGTAATATTTATTCTTGTTTTTGTCATTGCATATTTATTAACACAATTTTTGGCAAAATATTTGGATATTCCTCAGAATAAATATTTACATTATTTATTAATTGCAGCAACTATTATTCCATCACTGTTATTGTTTTGGCCATCTAGCTACGCTTCGTTTCTTACAATACGCTATAAAATATTAATACTATTTTTACCTATATTTGTTATATATGGCATTGCAATAACTTTAATATCTCTTTTTAAACATAAAAAAGAAGCGTATATTTTATTACTTGGGAGTATACCTTTTTACTTTTGTGTTTTCTGGGATTTAATAGTACATAACTTATTAAAACTGGATGATGCAATATATTTAATGGGTTTTGGTTTTCCATCTTTTTTAATTTCAATCGCAGTTGTTTTGGCTGTCCAGACAGTACAATATCACAATGAAGTTGAGGAACTCAATGTTTCATTAGAAAAAAAGGTTGAAGAACGTACGCAGCAATTATTTGAAGCAAACCAAGAATTAAAACTTGCTTTAGCCCAAATACGTGAACAGCAGGAAATAGCACGTAAGGATATGTTGATGGCTGTTAATGTTCAACGAAGTATTATACCTCAAAAGCCACCTGTTGTTGAAAACTATGATATTGGTTTATTTTCCATGCCTATGTCGGGAGTTTCGGGTGATTTCTATGATTTTTATGTAAATAATTCCGTACTGTTGGGTCTAGGGCTTTTTGATGTATCTGGTCATGGAATATCTTCTGGATTATTGACCATAGTTTCAAAATCAATTATTTACCGAAATTTTATGAATTATTGTGATGTGCATTTAGGAAAAGTAATGGAGAATATAAATAATGAATTAATTAAGGAATTTGATAAAGTTGATAATTACGTTACCGGTATACTACTTAGATTTGATAATGATAAGGTAGAATATGTTAATGCAGCTCATGCTGATTTACTTTTGAGAAGAAATAATAGTAACTCTATTACAGTTTGTGTTCATAAAGAAAAAGATATAAAAGGAATGTTTTTAGGTATTGAAGGAATGAAAAGTGTTTTTTTACCGCTTCAATTCACTATAAAGCAAAATGACGTATTGCTTTTATATACTGATTGTCTGATAGAGCAGAAAAATAGTAATGCTGAGGAATTTGGTATAGAAAGAGTTAAAGAAGCTTTTTTGAATGCAAGGGGCAACAGTGCTCAACAAATATGTGATGAAATCATTGATGCTTTTAATCAATTTAAAGGGGATATGGATTTAACAGACGACTTGACGGTTATAGTATTAAGAAAAATGTGA
- a CDS encoding MFS transporter, translating into MNQERKITIKNLLSYGVGDIFGGGSFVIINLLFIYFLTDIAKLNPALAGLVVLAGKAWDAISDPIMGYISDTTKSRYGRRRIFFLLGIIPIILSFIAMWLPLSSDSQMIKFLYYASAYVFFSTAFTMVMIPYSALNAEMTREYKERTRLSGARLIFSQISSLISGTVPKMIIDRFQDKGEGFLVMSILFAIFFALPWIIVFFGTWELPDVHIENKSLTDFFKNLTIIWTNKSFRIHIGLYICAYSALDLIMAMFIYYLTYYIQKPQIFTVCLGSMLVTQVLFLPVYVFIANKKGKGFSYRVGVSIWAIALVSTLLFDSNTPMYYIVALSVVMGAGMSAGTMIPWAILPSVTDVGELITGKQQAGVYAGAMTFIRKLVQAIVLAVFGAVLGAIGYKAGMIQSPETLERLRLLFALLPPSLMICGILISLQFKITPVTHPILIQEINRLKMGGSKDTVEPHVKEICEILTGYKYQNLFRKQ; encoded by the coding sequence ATGAATCAAGAAAGAAAAATTACAATCAAGAATTTATTGTCGTATGGTGTGGGTGATATTTTTGGGGGAGGTTCATTTGTTATTATTAATCTTCTTTTCATCTATTTCCTTACCGACATTGCCAAATTAAATCCAGCACTTGCTGGGCTTGTGGTACTTGCTGGCAAAGCCTGGGATGCAATCAGTGATCCAATAATGGGCTATATTTCTGATACCACAAAGTCCCGATATGGCAGGAGGAGAATATTTTTCTTATTGGGAATAATTCCAATTATCCTGAGCTTTATTGCAATGTGGCTGCCGCTTTCATCTGATAGCCAGATGATAAAATTTTTATATTATGCTTCTGCTTATGTTTTTTTCAGTACTGCTTTCACCATGGTGATGATACCATATTCTGCACTCAATGCTGAGATGACACGCGAATATAAAGAACGAACACGTTTATCAGGAGCACGTTTGATATTTTCTCAGATATCTTCACTGATTTCAGGGACAGTTCCCAAAATGATTATAGATAGATTTCAGGATAAAGGTGAAGGCTTTCTAGTAATGAGCATACTATTTGCTATCTTTTTTGCGTTGCCATGGATTATAGTTTTTTTTGGAACATGGGAATTACCTGATGTCCACATTGAAAATAAATCACTCACAGATTTTTTTAAAAACCTTACTATAATATGGACAAACAAATCCTTCCGCATTCATATTGGATTGTATATTTGCGCTTACTCAGCACTGGATTTAATTATGGCAATGTTTATTTATTATCTCACGTATTATATACAGAAACCTCAGATATTCACAGTGTGTTTGGGTTCAATGCTTGTTACACAGGTTTTGTTTTTGCCTGTATACGTTTTTATTGCAAATAAAAAGGGTAAGGGTTTTTCCTATAGGGTAGGAGTAAGTATATGGGCGATAGCTCTTGTCAGTACACTCCTGTTTGACAGTAACACTCCAATGTATTATATTGTTGCACTTTCGGTTGTAATGGGTGCGGGAATGTCGGCAGGCACAATGATTCCTTGGGCAATTTTGCCATCGGTAACTGATGTAGGTGAATTGATTACTGGCAAACAGCAAGCAGGTGTCTATGCAGGTGCAATGACATTTATACGTAAGCTTGTGCAGGCAATTGTTCTTGCTGTCTTTGGCGCTGTATTAGGAGCAATAGGATATAAAGCGGGAATGATTCAAAGCCCTGAAACCTTAGAACGATTGCGTTTGTTGTTTGCATTGCTGCCACCATCACTCATGATTTGTGGCATACTGATATCATTACAATTTAAAATCACACCAGTAACACATCCAATCCTTATACAGGAGATTAACAGATTAAAAATGGGTGGTAGTAAAGACACAGTTGAACCTCATGTAAAAGAAATTTGCGAAATATTAACCGGATATAAATATCAAAATCTCTTTAGAAAGCAATAA